One Streptomyces sp. P9-A2 DNA window includes the following coding sequences:
- the prcB gene encoding proteasome subunit beta, giving the protein MEANTRSTGRLPAAFLTPGSSSFMDFLSEHQPEMLPGKRQLPPVQGVIEAPHGTTIVAVSFPGGVVLAGDRRATMGNVIAQRDIEKVFPADEYSAVGIAGTAGLAVEMVKLFQLELEHFEKVEGAQLSLEGKANRLSTMIRSNLGMAMQGLAVVPLFAGYDVDREKGRIFSYDVTGGRSEEQGYAATGSGSVFARSAMKKLFRGDLSESEATTLVVQALYDAADDDSATGGPDVARRIYPIVTVITEDGFRRLTEDEAAGIARAVLERRLEQPDGPRAALL; this is encoded by the coding sequence GTGGAAGCCAACACTCGTAGCACCGGGCGTCTACCGGCTGCCTTCCTGACTCCCGGGTCGTCGTCCTTCATGGACTTCCTGTCGGAGCATCAGCCGGAGATGCTCCCGGGGAAGCGGCAACTGCCGCCTGTTCAGGGCGTGATCGAGGCGCCGCACGGGACCACGATCGTCGCCGTGAGCTTCCCCGGCGGTGTCGTGCTCGCCGGTGACCGCCGGGCCACCATGGGCAATGTCATCGCCCAGCGGGACATCGAGAAGGTGTTCCCCGCGGACGAGTACTCGGCGGTGGGCATCGCCGGTACGGCGGGGCTCGCCGTGGAGATGGTGAAGCTGTTCCAGCTGGAGCTGGAGCACTTCGAGAAGGTCGAGGGCGCGCAGCTGTCCCTGGAGGGCAAGGCGAACCGGCTGTCGACCATGATCCGGTCCAACCTCGGGATGGCGATGCAGGGGCTGGCCGTGGTCCCGCTGTTCGCGGGGTACGACGTGGACCGGGAGAAGGGGCGGATCTTCTCCTACGACGTCACGGGCGGGCGTTCGGAGGAGCAGGGGTACGCGGCCACCGGCTCCGGGTCGGTCTTCGCGCGCAGTGCCATGAAGAAGCTCTTCCGGGGTGATCTGAGCGAGTCCGAGGCGACCACCCTGGTGGTGCAGGCCCTGTACGACGCCGCGGACGACGATTCGGCGACCGGCGGTCCCGATGTCGCCCGCCGGATCTACCCGATCGTCACGGTGATCACCGAGGACGGCTTCCGCCGGCTCACCGAGGACGAGGCGGCCGGGATCGCCCGGGCGGTGCTGGAGCGGCGGCTGGAGCAGCCGGACGGTCCGCGTGCCGCGCTGCTGTAG